ATCGACGGATGTTTTCCCGGAAATGTGTAattgttctaatttttttatttttttaatttttttttttttttttttgaaaatcacttcatttttctttaattttttttttccaaaattaatttaaaattatttttaaagcatataaaaaaataattttcttttgggTACTGTGAAAATGTGGttcttaaaacaaacaaaaattgtactgTGTCACAGTCACTACGATTGTAAATTATATCTGTACAATTTATAGTCCCatccatgaaggttataaagaaggagaacgatcgctatagaaaatattgtctccaaaatatggacaaaataagtatggcgctgggatcgctaagttgtctcattaaaagcgggctgttgtgcgctaatttgaaatgatatatcaatttgtacattatgtaaCTAACTTCAtgtacttgtactcataaacagctaacttcgcagatactacttaatGATGACAGCGCgactggtggctgaaaaatgaactataaattctacaaattttcagggacagacgcgctaatgctttagcacgtagcgatcgttctccttctttataaccttcatggtcccatcaaattaaattaaatttcattggaGGTAACAATGCCATCTGTACCaagtttttttacctttttatcTGTAGATTTTGGAAAAAACAACTATTTCCCACATTTTTCtacagttttttataatttactcgaaaactatgcattttagaaaataaaattattcagtcTAAAGTTATCGAACGTAAAATTTGCGAATGATTTGTatgtacagtgtgttcatttaaaaagtatCCATCATTAATAACTCCTGACCTGCTTTGATTAATGTTTAGTGTGAAAACACGTCCATTTAGATATCGacgaaaaagttcaaaattggtACCTTTTTAGGTTTCATCCCGTTTCCCCACCCAccccaaaattgaaatttcaaattgcaCACCCTACCTTGTAATACCTCATTTTAAAGGGCATACAATTGTCTCTCCAATAATGCTATAGACTGCTCAGAAGATGGAATTCATTCAATTCAAGTttcctattaaaaattttccaagttcCATGTTGGAGAAGCCCTTGACTATGACAGTCCCTTAAATTTttctagtaaaataaatataaaaacaatttttaatcgtgtagaattatttttattaatttttttttattaacatcaaacaataaaaacttacaaaaaggaacttaaaaaacttaaatcacaaaactttatttttacacaGGACAGGAATGTCTTTATCTTTGGACTTGGGATGTATACATAAAGGGCATAGGGGAAGAAAACATGCTAAGTTACATTTTTGTGTTTCTTGTGTGTGGAAAGGTGTAGTAGAATCTTAGACCATTAAGTTACATAGACTGAGCGTCAAACGATTTAAagtgtgccaacatctgaggtaattgctagGCTTGAATCTATCATGGCGGCGGTGTAGAAATGCTAAACCAAAGTTTTGTTGTTATACTTgtaattgtatgaaaatttgacattcaatgaatatttttttgataaatatccctaattgacccaagcaattacctcagtgGTTAGCACACCTGTCACTAGGCGATGCTCAGTCTATGTACTATAATGTCAATCGTTAAAAACTAATATGTAttcacggttttttttttgactccGTAAATCGCAGTCGCTGAAATTATTTCGTAACTGAATcagtaacaattttatttttaatcgattgtaataaataaaattgtccaTATTCAACATATTGATCGTTAAAATATGGCACATAGAATGCACGAAACAATGGATGCGATTTAATCGTATTTATAAATGGTAAACTTTTAATAATCTGCCATTTTGTTTTCTGTTCAACATAATTTGGTTCTAATTTCGTTGTCACTCGATTTAAATCTAAATCTAATAAGAAATGACATttagttatattaaaatataatcgtGTATCTGCACGATTTAAATCGTTAAAATAATCATGAACGATACGTGTTGCCGATTGATTGTATGGTGGATTATATGGAGCTGGTAACATACCATTGAATTCTGATTCAATAAATCGAATGTTCCAATTCGTGTTGGGCATAAAGAATGAATTTGGATAACGATACCAATCTTTACCAATGCATACATTTATGTCAGCCATATTGGTTGGAATTTTATGTTCACTTGGATAACGACTCAGTTCCATCATTAAATCGAATGGAGCATGATAGTTTTGATATAACGCCAATATTCTGGAGATACCTGGAACAAATCATCATATAATCCTAAAATTTACGTCCAAAAATCTCATTTTATGGTACAATATTTCTTTAGGCGGGGTGAGAAAATCTATTTTGGGAACGAAGTTAATTAAAGCGGTTTGCCCTGGTCAGCAAACTGGTAAAAATCGTCACGTAATTGTGTAAGAAATGCTGTGTGTgccataacaaaaaaaaagcaaaggCACACATCTAATATTGACATCGAATTCTCGAAGTTTTTAAGTTCAATTAAAACTCTCATTCTGATTGAaaactgacaaacattaaatgaacactttaaattagaaagttgttctttataaatacgtaaatttttttttgtaaagcgaatagtttagacagaaaTTGATaccaaaaatctagctttttgtgcgtgtTTTCAAAGAAAAGAGTAGGACAAAAAAAAAGCTTgttagagtaataatatatgatttatcaCCCAATGAGTTTTCACCGAGATATTCCtgttcgaaatttcaaaaaaaaagggaaGAAGTAGCAGAATTATAAATTAGATATGAATAAAGGAAGGAATACTTACTGAACAATGCTGAAATAATAGCAATAATGATCATAATAAATGATGTATTTTCCAAATAATGGGTACCAATTTGAACCGATTTCAATAACGATTGGATACGGAaccataatttttgtataatatccGCTGTAATTGCACCACATAAACAGATCATTGGATACACAggaaataaaaatctataaaaaatttatttttatttatttatcaaatcaatattttttaatttccaaaatcTTGGAGGAGGAGTAGGTATCATTTAGGAGATGTACATTTAGAATGTTTGAGTCAGAAACTTATCCTGGCAAAATTATTCGCAGAGATGCTTTAAACTTTCTGTGCTTTTATAGtttcatctgcttaaaatagtATATCTTTTATCCAGAGACGTCTTGCCTTCGAGTAACAGGTTGTTCTCAAGTAGGACATAAAGAACTACTTGGGTCTAGATACCTcgttatgtattattattcatttttgaacTAGATGATTCTGATGTGATTTGAACGTTATAACGTACCTTTCTTCTTTGTGTGGTTGTAAAAAAAAGACTAGAAGCCATAAATATAATGGTgctaatgataaataataaggTCGACTATAAGTGCCACTCTTTTTAGCTGGTATCAAAAAATATGACATTATTAATGCAACTGGTGTTAGCAATGCTAAAAtctgtaaaacaaaaactaatttatttagcacaaccaaattaaatacaataatcataataatcaagaaaaaattaatgcatctttgaaattttatttatttgattgtaaACACCTCTCAGGAGCGTGTCTAATCCTCTTTTTTTGGGGGGAGGTAGTCCTTAGGtcatcacgtgacctaaaacgcgggtaagccttgctgtgatgtcatagcggtatgaatcatagaccatcagttagttcatggtagacagctgggtatagataataagtatttatatttattataatcagatgtctatgaatatatctgtcaaagttatttgtgttatttcgtataatgatacaaatattacgtcatcaaattggatgcccacgtttttgacagtttaaaaaaggtttaaaatttaatttaagtttttggcaagaaagcgtgtctttttttcggaataaatttttggtggctttttattagcaaaatcaacattttgaagtactttttcaaaaatagtggaatatcctatgaatttcaaagatgcattaattttttttttgtactaaaatataaaaataaataaataaagtgtgTGTACACATACccaaacaatattaaaatttaagaaaccattgtataaataatatgtgtAGGGTTCAGTACCATACAGATCTGGTCCATGGTcactaaatatattatatttaataatattaaagggTGCAATCACAAATCTACCATAATAATATGaatcaattaaaaacattgGTCCACAGATTGTGATCGCTGATATTAATGTCCattgtacaaataatttatatttacgttCTAGAAATATCATATCGAAAGCGATTGGGACACCTAGTAATGCTGCAAACGGCCATCCTAGAAATcaaaacatacacaaaatagtttatatataaa
This genomic interval from Chrysoperla carnea chromosome 1, inChrCarn1.1, whole genome shotgun sequence contains the following:
- the LOC123290474 gene encoding alpha-1,2-mannosyltransferase ALG9 translates to MAKNGPNARQRQTNVSTFDSKKDLQKKNKSAQNKQAQNKQNTSKLKSESDTGGLIFPGGDTAFKALLSARFCSAIWCHITDCDETFNYWEPSHFLVYGKGLQTWEYSPEYALRSYAYLLVHAAPLYIYEQIFHPNPLLLFYLTRCLLGLASALSEVYFYKTVCREFGVHVGRLTFVFQLFSAGMFISSSAFLPSTWSMYLNTAAMASWWQARYPLAIFFTALSSLLGWPFAALLGVPIAFDMIFLERKYKLFVQWTLISAITICGPMFLIDSYYYGRFVIAPFNIIKYNIFSDHGPDLYGTEPYTYYLYNGFLNFNIVWILALLTPVALIMSYFLIPAKKSGTYSRPYYLSLAPLYLWLLVFFLQPHKEERFLFPVYPMICLCGAITADIIQKLWFRIQSLLKSVQIGTHYLENTSFIMIIIAIISALFSISRILALYQNYHAPFDLMMELSRYPSEHKIPTNMADINVCIGKDWYRYPNSFFMPNTNWNIRFIESEFNGMLPAPYNPPYNQSATRIVHDYFNDLNRADTRLYFNITKCHFLLDLDLNRVTTKLEPNYVEQKTKWQIIKSLPFINTIKSHPLFRAFYVPYFNDQYVEYGQFYLLQSIKNKIVTDSVTK